GCGACGGCGTTGACGCGGACACCGTCCGGGCCGAGCTCCTTGGCCAGGCCCAGGGTCAGGGCGTCGACGCCCGCCTTGGTGGCCGCGTAGTGGACGTACTCCCCGGGGCTGCCGATGGTCGCGGCGCCCGAGGACACGTTCACGATCGCCCCGCTCCCCCGCGCGGACATCAGCTGGGCGGCCCGCCGGGCGCACAGCAGCACGCCCAGCAGATTGACGTCGAGCACCCGGCGCAGGTTCGCGGTGTCGCTGTCCGCCAGCCGCCCGAGCGGACCGGTCACCGCCGCGTTGTTGACCAGTCCCGTCACCGGCCCGAGCCGCTCCTCGGCCACCTCGAAGAGCCGCTCGACCTCGGCCTCGACCGATGTGTCCGCCCGCACGGCGACTCCCCGTCCGCCGGCCTCGCGTACTCCTGCCAGCACCGTCTCCGCGGCGGCGGAGTCCCGCGCGTAGCCCACCACGAGGTCGTGCCCGTCCGCCGCGAGACGCAGACAGGTGGCCGCGCCGATCCCCCGGCTGCCGCCGGTGACCACCGTGACGGGACGCTCCGTACGCTCCATGAGTGCCTCCTGCAGAGGATCGGCTGACCCGGGCCCGACCGGACCACCCATTTGATCGATCATCGATCATCCTAGGTGAGGCCCCGCCTCCCGGGAAGCGGTCATCCCATGTGATCAACTGCAATCCGCCCTCGCAGAGAGCGCACACTGAAAGGACCACGGGGTAGGGAGGCGCCTATGAAGACGCTCGACCACTGGACGGCCTCCCCGTGGCGGCGCTCGGGCACGGCCGTGCTCGCCGGCGCCCTGCCCGTACTGGCCTTTCCGGGGCCCGCCCTGTGGTGGTGGGCCTGGGCCGCCCTGGTGCCCTGGCTGCTGCTGGCCCGGACCGCACCGGGCGGGAGGCGGGCCGCGTACGACGGGTGGTGCGGCGGCTTCGGGTTCATGCTGGCCATGCATCACTGGCTGCTGCCCAACCTGCACGTGTTCACGTTCGTCATCGCCGCGCTGCTGGGCGCGCTCTGGGCACCGTGGGGCTGGCTGGTGCACCGTCTGCTGGGCGGGGCACCCTCGCTCCGCCGGGCCGCGGCGGCGCTCCTGGTGCTGCCCTCGGGCTGGCTGGCGGTGGAGCTGGTGCGTTCCTGGGAGGGGCTCGGCGGACCCTGGGGCGTGCTCGGCGCGAGTCAGTGGCAGGTGGCGCCGGCGCTGCGGCTCGCCTCGGTGGGCGGGGTGTGGCTGCTCAGCTTCCTGGTGGTGGCCGTCAACGTCGCGGTCGCCGTGCTCGTCGCCGTCCGCCGGGCCCGGACGCCCGCCCTGGTGGCACTGCTCGCCACCGCCGCCGCCACCTCCGCGGCCTGGGTCTGGTCACCGCGTCCCGACACCGACGAGCGGGCCGCGATCGCCGTGGTGCAGCCCGGCGTCGTCGCCGGGGCGGACAGCCCCGACCGGCGCTTCGACCGCGAGGAGCAGCTGACCCGCGGTCTCTCCGGCCGGGACCTCGACCTCGTCGTCTGGGGCGAGAGCAGCGTCGGCTTCGACCTGGACGACCGGCCCGACCTGGCACGGCGGCTGGCGGCGCTGTCCCGGGAGACCGGCGCGGACATCCTGGTGAACGTGGACGCCCGGCGCTCCGACAAGCCGGGCATCTACAAGAGCTCGGTGCTCGTCGGCCCCGACGGACCGACCGGCGACCGGTACGACAAGATGCGGCTCGTCCCGTTCGGGGAGTACGTCCCGGCCCGCTCGCTGCTCGGCTGGGCCACCTCCGTGGGCGAGGCGGCGGGCGAGGACCGCAGGCGGGGCACCGAGCAGACCGTCATGAGGGTCGGGGACGGGCTGCGGATCGGGCCGATGGTCTGCTTCGAGAGCGCGTTCCCGGACATGAGCCGCCGACTGGCCGCCGACGGGGCCGAGGTGCTCCTCGCCCAGTCGTCCACGTCCACCTTCCAGCACACCTGGGCGCCCGAGCAGCATGCCTCGCTGGCCGCCCTCCGCGCCGCCGAGACCGGCCGGCCCATGGTGCACGCGACACTGACCGGGGTCTCCGCCGTCTACGACGCGAACGGCACCCGGGTCGGCTCGTGGCTCGGCACCGACGCGAGCGCCTCGCGTGTCTACGAGGTGCCGCTCACGCACGGCAGCACGCCGTACGTCCGCCACGGCGACTGGACGCCGCACGCGGCGCTGCTGATCCTCGCGGCCTGGGCCGCCGCCGAGGGCGTACGGGCGGTACGGCTCAGGCGGAACCCTCCCGCACGGCCCGTACCACCCGCTCACACAGCTCATGGGTCTCCAGCGCGTCCCGGGCGCTGAGCACCTTGCCCGCGCGCACGGCGTCGAGGAAGGTGAGCACCGCCTGCTCGATCCCGCGCTGACGGGCCACCGGCACCCAGTCGCCGCGCCGCCGCACGGTCGGCTGGCCCTTGTGGTCGATCACCTCGGCGAGGTTGACCACCTGGCGCTTGGTGTCCTGGCCGGAGACCTCCAGGATCTCCTCCGCCGATCCGCTGAGCCTGTTCATGACGCCGAGCGCGGTGAAACCGTCCCCGGCGAGCTGGAGCACGACGTGGTGGAGCAGCCCGTTCTCGACGCGGGCGCGCACGGTCACGTCGTCGACCGGGCCGGGCACCAGGAAGCGCAGGGTGTCGACGACGTGGATGAAGTCGTCGAGGATCATCGTGCGCGGTTCCTCGGGCAGTCCCGTGCGGTTCTTCTGCATGAGGATCAGCTCGCGCGGGTGCTCGGCGCACTGGGCGTAGCCGGGGGCGTGGCGCCGGTTGAAACCGACGGCGAGGCTGGTGTCCCGCTCCTCGGCGAGGGCCACCAGGCGTTCGGAGTCGGCCAGTTCGTAGGCGAGCGGCTTGTCGACGTAGGTCGGGACGCCGGCTTCCAGCAGCCGCGTCACGATCTCGGGGTGGACGGCCGTCGGCGCGTGCACGAAGGCCGCGTCGAGGCCCTCGGCGATCAGTGAGCCGAGGTCGGCGTGGCGCTGTCCGGCCGGGAGGCG
This region of Streptomyces ambofaciens ATCC 23877 genomic DNA includes:
- a CDS encoding SDR family oxidoreductase, with the translated sequence MERTERPVTVVTGGSRGIGAATCLRLAADGHDLVVGYARDSAAAETVLAGVREAGGRGVAVRADTSVEAEVERLFEVAEERLGPVTGLVNNAAVTGPLGRLADSDTANLRRVLDVNLLGVLLCARRAAQLMSARGSGAIVNVSSGAATIGSPGEYVHYAATKAGVDALTLGLAKELGPDGVRVNAVAPGVVDTGMHAAMGDPERAGRMGAAVPLGRAGRAEEIAAAISWLMSTDASYTTGTVLRVAGGR
- the lnt gene encoding apolipoprotein N-acyltransferase gives rise to the protein MKTLDHWTASPWRRSGTAVLAGALPVLAFPGPALWWWAWAALVPWLLLARTAPGGRRAAYDGWCGGFGFMLAMHHWLLPNLHVFTFVIAALLGALWAPWGWLVHRLLGGAPSLRRAAAALLVLPSGWLAVELVRSWEGLGGPWGVLGASQWQVAPALRLASVGGVWLLSFLVVAVNVAVAVLVAVRRARTPALVALLATAAATSAAWVWSPRPDTDERAAIAVVQPGVVAGADSPDRRFDREEQLTRGLSGRDLDLVVWGESSVGFDLDDRPDLARRLAALSRETGADILVNVDARRSDKPGIYKSSVLVGPDGPTGDRYDKMRLVPFGEYVPARSLLGWATSVGEAAGEDRRRGTEQTVMRVGDGLRIGPMVCFESAFPDMSRRLAADGAEVLLAQSSTSTFQHTWAPEQHASLAALRAAETGRPMVHATLTGVSAVYDANGTRVGSWLGTDASASRVYEVPLTHGSTPYVRHGDWTPHAALLILAAWAAAEGVRAVRLRRNPPARPVPPAHTAHGSPARPGR
- a CDS encoding Gfo/Idh/MocA family protein, producing the protein MKVGCIGLGDIAQKAYLPVLGALPGAELHVQTRTPATLARVADSLRLPAGQRHADLGSLIAEGLDAAFVHAPTAVHPEIVTRLLEAGVPTYVDKPLAYELADSERLVALAEERDTSLAVGFNRRHAPGYAQCAEHPRELILMQKNRTGLPEEPRTMILDDFIHVVDTLRFLVPGPVDDVTVRARVENGLLHHVVLQLAGDGFTALGVMNRLSGSAEEILEVSGQDTKRQVVNLAEVIDHKGQPTVRRRGDWVPVARQRGIEQAVLTFLDAVRAGKVLSARDALETHELCERVVRAVREGSA